A window of Streptomyces profundus genomic DNA:
CGCGCAGCGCCTCCGGGGTGCGGTCGGCCGGCAGGTCGCGGGCGCGGCCGAGGGTGACATAGCCGGGGCGTCCCACGGCGGCCAGGCCGAGGCCGATGCGCGCGGTGGGGGTGGCCTCGGGATCGTAGCGGGTGAACGCCATGGCGGTACCTTTCACACCCTTTGGTCGCCGGAACAGGTGCTCACCGTACCGGTTGGGGCGAGCCGCCGCCGGGGGGACAGCGGCGCCGCTGACTACGATGAACCGGTTAATCGCCGCCCTCGCCGGGGGCGGGGTACCACGGTGAGGGAGCGACATGGCTGACGAGGGCAGAGGGCTGGGCGAACGCCCGGTGCGCTGGGGCGTGCTGGCGACGGGGGGCATCGCGGGGAAGTTCGTCGAGGACCTGGCCGAGCTGCCGGACGCCGAGGTGGTGGCCGTGGGTTCGCGTTCGTCCGCGTCGGCGGAGGCGTTCGCCGAGCGGTTCGGGATCCCGCGCGCCCATGGCGACTGGGCGTCGCTGGCCGGCGATCCCGAGGTGGACGTGGTCTATGTGGCCACGCCGCACAGCGCGCACCAGGAGCCGGTGCGGCTGTGCCTTGAGGCGGGCACGCCGGTGCTGTGCGAGAAGCCGTTCACGTTGAACGCGGCGCAGGCCGAGGAGTTGGTGGAGCTGGCGCGGGAGCGGCGGGTCTTCCTGATGGAGGCCATGTGGACGTACTGCAACCCGGTGGTCAGGCGGATGGCCGAGCTGGTCGCCGACGGCGCGATCGGCGAGGTGCTCGCGGTGCACGCGGACTTCGGGATCGAGGCGCCGATGGACGCCACGCACCGGCTGCGGGATCCGCTGCTCGGCGGTGGCGCGCTGCTGGATCTGGGGGTCTATCCGGTGGCGTTCGCACAGCTGTTGCTGGGCGAGCCGGACGAGGTGCGCGCCTGGGCGCGGCTGTCGGGCGGGGTGGACGACAACACCGGGCTGCTGCTCGGGTACGCCTCGGGCGCGGTGGCCGCGCTGACGTGCTCCCTGGTCGCCGACACGGCGCGGACGGCGGTGGTCACCGGGTCGCTGGGGCGGATCGAGTTCCCGCGCGGCTTCTTCCACCCGGAGCGGTTCGTGCTGCACCGGGCGGGCGCCGAGCCCGAGGAGTTCTCGGCGCCTGGGCCCTCGGGCTCGTTCCTCCACGAGGCGGCCGAGGTGGGGCGCGCGCTGCGGGCCGGTGAGACGGAGTCGCCGCTGGTGCCGTTGGACGGCACCCTGGCGGTCATGCGGACGTTGGACGCCGCGCGGCGGGAGATCGGGCTGCGCTACCCGGGCGAGTGAGCCAAACGCCCGCTCCCGAGCGGCGGCTCGGGAGCGGGCGGGTTCGGCGGCTCAGCGGGGCGCGGGGCCTCAGACCAGCGGCCCACGGGCCGCGACCCATTCCCGCTGCCGGCCCAACTCGGCCTTCAGCTCAAGGAGTTGCCCGGCGACGGCGGTGGGCGCCGTGCCGCCCCTCGCGGCGCGCGCGGCCAGTGCGCCCTCGACGCTCAGCACCTCGCGGACCTCGGGGGTGAGCTGGGGCGAGATGGCGGCGAACTGCGCGTCGGTCAGCTGGTCGAGCTCGATGCCCTGGGCCTCGCAGACCTTGACGCACTCCCCCGCGACCTCGTGGGCGACCCGGAACGGGACACCGCGCTTCACCAGCCATTCGGCGATGTCGGTGGCCAGCGAGAAGCCGGCGGGCGCCAGCTCGGCCATCCGCTGCTCGTTGACGGTGAGGGTGGCCAGCATGCCGGTGAAGGCGGGCAGCAGGATCTCCAGTTGGTCGCAGGAGTCGAAGACCGGCTCCTTGTCCTCCTGGAGGTCCCGGTTGTAGGCGAGCGGGAGGGCCTTGAGGGTGGCGAGCAGCCCCGTGAGGTTGCCGATCAGGCGGCCCGACTTGCCCCTGGCCAGCTCGGCGATGTCCGGGTTCTTCTTCTGCGGCATGATCGAGCTGCCGGTGGAGAAGGCGTCGTGCAGGGTGACGAAGGAGAACTCCTTGGTGTTCCAGACGATCACCTCCTCGGCGATCCGGGAGAGGTTGACGCCCAGCATCGCGGTGACGAAGGCGAACTCGGCGGCGAAGTCCCTGGCCGCTGTCCCGTCGATGGAGTTCCCCGCGGCGCCGCCCTCGAAGCCGAGGTCGGCGGCGACGGCCTCCGGGTCGAGGCCGAGGGACGAGCCGGCCAGCGCGCCCGAGCCGTAGGGCGAGACGGCCGTCCGCGCGTCCCACTGGCGGAGCCGTTCGGCGTCCCTGGCCAGCGCCTGGACATGGGCCAGGACATGGTGCGCGAAGAGGACCGGCTGGGCGTGCTGGAAGTGGGTGCGGCCCGGCATGGCGACGGTCGGGTGGGCCTCGGCCAGGCCGATCAGCGTCTCCTGGAGGTCGGCCAGCAGCTCGCCGAGGATCCTGGCGTGGTCGC
This region includes:
- a CDS encoding Gfo/Idh/MocA family protein: MADEGRGLGERPVRWGVLATGGIAGKFVEDLAELPDAEVVAVGSRSSASAEAFAERFGIPRAHGDWASLAGDPEVDVVYVATPHSAHQEPVRLCLEAGTPVLCEKPFTLNAAQAEELVELARERRVFLMEAMWTYCNPVVRRMAELVADGAIGEVLAVHADFGIEAPMDATHRLRDPLLGGGALLDLGVYPVAFAQLLLGEPDEVRAWARLSGGVDDNTGLLLGYASGAVAALTCSLVADTARTAVVTGSLGRIEFPRGFFHPERFVLHRAGAEPEEFSAPGPSGSFLHEAAEVGRALRAGETESPLVPLDGTLAVMRTLDAARREIGLRYPGE
- the argH gene encoding argininosuccinate lyase, with amino-acid sequence MNQPTAHNQPTAHNEPEVRLWGGRFAHGPAEALERLSASVHFDWRLAPYDIAGSRAHARVLHRAGLLDEGELTAMLAGLDRLAADVADGSFTGTIADEDVHTALERGLLERLGPDLGGKLRAGRSRNDQVATLFRMCLRDHARILGELLADLQETLIGLAEAHPTVAMPGRTHFQHAQPVLFAHHVLAHVQALARDAERLRQWDARTAVSPYGSGALAGSSLGLDPEAVAADLGFEGGAAGNSIDGTAARDFAAEFAFVTAMLGVNLSRIAEEVIVWNTKEFSFVTLHDAFSTGSSIMPQKKNPDIAELARGKSGRLIGNLTGLLATLKALPLAYNRDLQEDKEPVFDSCDQLEILLPAFTGMLATLTVNEQRMAELAPAGFSLATDIAEWLVKRGVPFRVAHEVAGECVKVCEAQGIELDQLTDAQFAAISPQLTPEVREVLSVEGALAARAARGGTAPTAVAGQLLELKAELGRQREWVAARGPLV